In Bacteroidota bacterium, the following proteins share a genomic window:
- a CDS encoding N-6 DNA methylase: protein MQTTFEEAYTKVKVLAENFQLHSNRFLRPDYKEHEVREDFINPFFEALGWDVSHKHQRDPFRQEVKGEKTEKEGRVDYSFFKAPDFKNPVFFVEAKKPSVDIKNELHYLQTIKYAWNAGLPVSILTDFQQLHILDCRSKAKAGNGSAFIGDHKEYVFTDYLDEKKFAEIYYTFSREALEQGNLETYIGQLRKPKGKAVQTGLFKGAYRPVDEDFLAYIDDLREELAKALKKNNEELESEELTEATQRIIDRLVFIRFLEDKEILDDYLVDKFGEKGSSWADFISTCLRLNTEYNGVVFKKHFIDEKSFDGPDEKMFRDICQGICHRNTDYNFRYIPIHILGSIYERFLGKVVHATDKRVKIEEKPEVRKAGGVYYTPKYIVEYIVDNTVGKIIGSSPSPSGRAGLGLSPKEISKLRFADIACGSGSFLISVYEHLLDYHTVYYNQAENIVAAQKDGCRKDEDGVWQLSIEIKQNILRNNIYGVDIDAQAVEVTQLSLYLKMLENENVVTVAKHLQKKGRLFGADKILPDLSNNIKCGNSLIGSDILHGKLFEDAELKKLNPFDYEVEFPHIFKSKSITKALITKHDLGIDETQNVDEPVVIYNANERGGFDAVVGNPPYGFHQIHTDAIKPYLKNHFESSLGSFENYFLFYERSLKLVRPEGLHGFIAPVTWLTIPSAKSLRKFILNNYFIKEIIWLPDMVFKNAQVNTLISTIQRRASGKTVIKIYDTQDLNELPQIENLIEQKKFIDSDYYIGIFENNIDQDLLEKILSVSQPLKTISRPCSGYNPYEVGSGKAPNGKPHTLETVKTKPYHSETKKGEDWKPEIVGRDLIRYGIAITEKRWVKYGPWLSAPRDPNNFIGKRILVQEITGGKERRIVAVYYDRELYHSRDVIPIKIEDDKVNSLFILGIINSKLLTWYHHKRNPKAKKGLFPKILVSDLKNLPIRIIDIENEITKTRHDHIVRLVEQMLSAKKNSSEAKTDKDKEFYSRQCEALDKQIDDAVFELYGLTEEEKQVVLNS from the coding sequence ATGCAAACCACCTTTGAAGAAGCCTATACAAAAGTCAAAGTCTTAGCAGAAAATTTTCAGCTACACAGCAACCGCTTCTTGCGCCCCGATTATAAAGAGCATGAAGTGCGCGAAGATTTTATCAATCCCTTCTTTGAAGCCCTCGGTTGGGACGTAAGCCACAAGCATCAACGCGACCCCTTTCGGCAGGAAGTGAAAGGCGAGAAAACCGAAAAAGAAGGAAGAGTGGACTATTCTTTTTTCAAAGCACCCGATTTTAAAAACCCTGTGTTTTTTGTAGAGGCAAAAAAACCTTCGGTGGATATTAAAAATGAACTCCACTATCTGCAAACTATTAAATATGCCTGGAACGCCGGGCTGCCTGTTTCTATTCTTACCGACTTTCAACAGTTGCACATTCTCGATTGCCGCAGCAAAGCAAAGGCGGGTAATGGTTCGGCTTTTATTGGCGACCATAAAGAGTATGTCTTCACCGATTATCTGGATGAAAAGAAGTTTGCCGAAATCTACTACACCTTCAGCCGCGAGGCTTTAGAGCAAGGCAACCTCGAAACCTACATCGGCCAACTGCGCAAACCCAAAGGCAAAGCCGTACAAACCGGTTTGTTCAAAGGCGCTTACCGCCCGGTAGATGAAGACTTCTTGGCTTACATAGATGACCTTCGTGAAGAACTGGCCAAAGCACTGAAGAAGAACAACGAAGAACTGGAAAGCGAAGAACTGACCGAAGCCACACAGCGAATCATTGACCGGCTGGTGTTCATCCGCTTTTTGGAAGACAAAGAAATTCTCGATGATTATTTAGTAGATAAGTTTGGAGAGAAAGGAAGCTCCTGGGCCGATTTCATTTCCACTTGCTTGCGCCTCAACACCGAATACAATGGCGTGGTTTTCAAAAAACATTTCATTGATGAAAAAAGTTTTGATGGGCCCGACGAAAAAATGTTTCGCGACATCTGCCAAGGCATCTGCCACCGCAACACCGACTACAACTTTCGCTACATCCCCATCCACATTCTGGGCAGCATCTATGAACGCTTTTTGGGTAAGGTGGTTCATGCCACCGACAAGCGCGTAAAGATTGAAGAGAAACCCGAGGTGCGCAAAGCGGGTGGCGTTTACTACACCCCCAAATACATTGTTGAATATATAGTAGATAACACCGTAGGTAAAATCATTGGCAGTTCTCCCTCCCCTTCGGGGAGGGCTGGGCTGGGGCTTTCACCAAAAGAAATTTCCAAGCTCCGTTTTGCCGACATTGCCTGTGGCTCGGGCAGTTTTTTGATTTCGGTTTATGAACACCTGCTCGACTATCACACCGTTTATTATAACCAAGCAGAAAACATTGTAGCGGCACAAAAAGACGGATGCCGAAAAGATGAAGACGGAGTTTGGCAACTCAGCATCGAGATAAAACAAAATATCCTGCGAAACAATATCTATGGGGTGGATATTGATGCACAAGCCGTTGAGGTCACTCAACTTTCGCTCTACCTCAAGATGTTGGAAAACGAAAACGTAGTAACCGTAGCCAAACACCTGCAAAAGAAAGGCCGCCTCTTTGGTGCCGACAAAATCTTACCTGACTTATCTAACAATATCAAATGTGGCAACAGCCTGATTGGCTCCGATATTCTCCACGGGAAACTGTTTGAAGATGCTGAACTGAAAAAGCTGAACCCTTTTGATTATGAGGTGGAATTCCCGCATATTTTCAAATCTAAATCAATAACGAAGGCACTAATTACAAAGCATGATTTGGGAATTGATGAAACACAAAATGTTGACGAACCTGTTGTAATTTATAATGCAAACGAGAGAGGCGGCTTTGATGCAGTGGTTGGAAATCCACCCTATGGTTTTCATCAAATTCATACAGATGCAATTAAGCCATATCTTAAAAATCACTTTGAATCTTCACTTGGTAGCTTTGAGAATTACTTTCTGTTCTACGAAAGATCATTGAAATTAGTAAGGCCAGAGGGGCTGCATGGATTTATTGCTCCTGTAACATGGCTTACTATCCCTAGTGCAAAATCTTTAAGAAAATTCATTCTGAATAATTATTTCATAAAAGAAATTATTTGGTTGCCCGATATGGTTTTTAAAAACGCTCAGGTCAACACACTTATATCAACCATCCAAAGACGCGCTTCAGGTAAGACGGTAATTAAAATATACGATACACAAGATCTTAATGAATTGCCACAAATAGAAAATCTAATTGAACAGAAGAAGTTTATTGATTCCGATTACTACATAGGCATTTTTGAAAATAATATAGATCAAGACTTGTTAGAAAAGATTTTATCTGTTTCACAACCATTAAAAACAATCAGTCGGCCTTGTTCAGGTTATAATCCTTATGAAGTAGGGTCAGGTAAGGCGCCAAATGGAAAACCACACACCTTAGAAACAGTTAAAACAAAACCTTACCATTCTGAAACAAAGAAAGGTGAAGATTGGAAACCGGAAATAGTTGGTAGAGACTTAATTCGTTACGGAATTGCAATTACTGAAAAAAGATGGGTTAAATATGGCCCTTGGTTATCAGCTCCTAGGGATCCAAATAATTTTATCGGTAAGCGAATTTTAGTTCAAGAAATTACAGGTGGAAAGGAAAGAAGAATAGTAGCAGTTTACTATGATAGGGAGTTATATCATAGTAGAGATGTAATTCCAATTAAAATTGAAGATGACAAGGTGAATTCATTATTCATATTGGGGATAATTAACTCCAAACTTTTAACCTGGTATCATCATAAGAGAAATCCAAAAGCAAAAAAGGGGTTATTTCCAAAAATTCTTGTTAGTGATTTAAAAAACCTTCCCATTAGAATAATTGACATAGAAAATGAAATTACGAAAACCCGCCACGACCACATCGTCCGACTGGTAGAGCAAATGCTCTCGGCGAAGAAGAACAGTAGCGAAGCCAAAACGGATAAAGACAAGGAGTTTTACAGCCGCCAGTGCGAAGCCCTCGACAAGCAGATAGACGATGCGGTGTTTGAGTTGTATGGATTGACGGAGGAGGAAAAGCAGGTGGTGTTGAATAGCTAA